Proteins found in one Bacillus subtilis subsp. subtilis str. 168 genomic segment:
- the ykoS gene encoding putative integral membrane protein (Evidence 3: Putative function from multiple computational evidences; PubMedId: 15849754, 16850406; Product type m: membrane component) has translation MLRLMRQQKKETYYLWIALFLLLLYVSPLFILKEDAHIRVHDNLDSNIAWYKVLADSGEIVGKVDAAIPQIINGLPRDAFGTEWSGIVWLHAFFSSMTAYAISQTVTRVVAFFGMYVLLKKHIIPEPKAAFIRIGVSLAFALTPFWPSGMLSTLGYPLALWAFLNIRKGDISWREWLTLGLLPLYSSFVLGFFFFLAGMACFWLYDAITKRRWNLMFLGSIAFMTSIYLFVEYRLVYSMLFEHAPMHRIEFISSRHDVWHSLRLSIKNFVYGHNHVMTVHTVVILPILMVVFAALLFKRNRTKPENVYLFLCVLNYGLSLWYAFWFNKIWAVPKQKFAFLAEFNFARFHFLRPLVIYVSFALALYLIWRMGKGWKWLVYAAVAAQLMVLAPFNEEYTYGVHYNAPTFREFYASEQFKEIKEYIGRPQDSYRVASIGLHPSIAQYNGFYTLDTYNNLYPLSYKYEFRKIIEKELEKNSRLKQYFDEWGSRCYLFVDELGKRYDFKKNSKKTINNLQLNTDVFKKMGGRYIFSSVPIMNAEQNHLALVKTFDHKDSAWRIYLYETR, from the coding sequence ATGTTACGATTGATGAGACAACAAAAAAAAGAAACATATTATCTCTGGATCGCATTATTTCTTCTTTTATTGTATGTATCCCCGCTTTTTATTTTAAAGGAAGATGCCCATATCCGGGTCCACGATAATTTAGATTCCAACATCGCTTGGTACAAGGTTCTGGCCGATAGCGGAGAAATCGTCGGCAAGGTTGACGCTGCCATTCCGCAAATCATTAACGGGCTGCCCCGGGATGCCTTTGGCACCGAGTGGAGCGGAATTGTTTGGCTCCATGCTTTCTTTTCTTCCATGACCGCCTATGCAATAAGCCAGACGGTTACAAGAGTTGTCGCTTTTTTTGGAATGTATGTGCTGCTGAAGAAACATATAATCCCGGAACCAAAAGCGGCTTTCATCCGAATTGGCGTATCGCTTGCATTTGCCTTAACACCGTTCTGGCCTTCGGGAATGCTGAGTACGCTTGGGTACCCTTTGGCACTGTGGGCTTTTTTAAATATCCGAAAAGGGGATATCTCATGGAGAGAGTGGCTGACGCTGGGCTTGCTCCCTCTATACTCAAGCTTTGTTCTAGGCTTCTTCTTTTTCCTGGCAGGGATGGCGTGTTTTTGGCTGTATGATGCCATTACAAAAAGAAGATGGAATTTGATGTTCTTAGGCAGTATTGCATTTATGACGAGTATCTATCTTTTCGTTGAATATCGGCTTGTCTATTCGATGCTGTTTGAGCACGCACCGATGCATCGTATCGAATTTATCTCATCTAGGCATGACGTTTGGCATTCTCTTCGACTATCCATAAAAAACTTTGTCTATGGCCATAATCATGTGATGACCGTTCATACCGTTGTCATCCTTCCGATCCTGATGGTCGTATTTGCTGCTCTGCTGTTCAAACGAAATCGGACAAAGCCAGAAAATGTTTATCTGTTTTTATGTGTGCTTAATTACGGGTTGTCATTATGGTATGCGTTTTGGTTCAACAAAATTTGGGCTGTTCCAAAGCAGAAATTTGCTTTTTTAGCAGAATTTAATTTTGCCCGTTTTCATTTTCTTCGGCCGCTTGTTATATACGTGAGCTTTGCGCTTGCTTTATATCTCATTTGGCGGATGGGGAAAGGATGGAAATGGCTTGTGTACGCCGCAGTCGCTGCACAGCTGATGGTGTTGGCGCCTTTTAATGAAGAATATACGTATGGTGTTCATTACAACGCGCCGACATTCAGGGAGTTTTATGCATCAGAGCAATTCAAAGAGATTAAGGAATATATCGGACGTCCGCAAGATTCGTATAGGGTGGCGAGCATCGGACTGCATCCGTCTATCGCCCAATATAACGGGTTTTATACGTTAGATACGTATAACAATCTGTATCCGCTCTCATATAAATATGAATTTAGAAAAATCATCGAAAAAGAGCTGGAAAAAAATTCTCGGCTGAAACAATACTTTGATGAATGGGGCAGCCGCTGCTACCTTTTTGTCGATGAACTCGGTAAACGATATGATTTCAAAAAGAACTCGAAGAAAACGATCAACAACCTTCAATTAAATACAGATGTATTTAAAAAAATGGGTGGACGGTACATTTTTTCTTCAGTTCCGATCATGAATGCTGAACAAAACCATCTCGCGCTCGTAAAGACGTTTGACCATAAAGATTCCGCCTGGCGCATTTATTTATATGAAACAAGATAA
- the ligD gene encoding ATP-dependent DNA ligase subunit; 5'-2-deoxyribose-5-phosphate (dRP) lyase (Evidence 1a: Function from experimental evidences in the studied strain; PubMedId: 12215643, 16497325, 17293412, 23691176, 25355514, 26826709; Product type e : enzyme), with product MAFTMQPVLTSSPPIGAEWRYEVKYDGYRCILRIHSSGVTLTSRNGVELSSTFPEITQFAKTAFQHLEKELPLTLDGEIVCLVNPCRADFEHLQVRGRLKRPDKIQESANARPCCFLAFDLLERSGEDVTLLSYLDRKKSLRELISAAKLPASPDPYAKETIQSIPCYDHFDQLWEMVIKYDGEGIVAKKTNSKWLEKKRSSDWLKYKNFKQAYVCITGFNPNNGFLTVSVLKNGIMTPIASVSHGMRDEEKSAIREIMEQHGHQTPSGEFTLEPSICAAVQYLTILQGTLREVSFIGFEFQMDWTECTYAQVIRHSKPVHPKLQFTSLDKIIFEKNKKTKEDFIQYMIEVSDYLLPFLKNRAVTVIRYPHGSRSESFFQKNKPDYAPDFVQSFYDGSHEHIVCEDMSTLLWLCNQLALEFHVPFQTIKSRRPAEIVIDLDPPSRDDFLMAVQAANELKRLLDSFGITSYPKLSGNKGIQLYIPLSPEAFTYEETRQFTQLIAEYCTNAFPELFTTERLIKNRHCKLYLDYLQHAEGKTIICPYSTRGNELGTVAAPLYWHEVQSSLTPALFTIDTVIDRIKKQGCPFFDFYRNPQDEPLSAILHQLKKKS from the coding sequence ATGGCGTTTACCATGCAGCCGGTCTTAACTTCGTCACCGCCAATCGGAGCAGAATGGCGTTACGAAGTAAAATATGATGGGTACCGCTGTATTCTCCGCATCCATTCTTCAGGTGTGACCTTAACCAGCAGAAATGGTGTGGAGCTCAGCAGCACCTTCCCTGAAATCACACAATTCGCCAAAACTGCCTTTCAGCACCTAGAAAAAGAGCTTCCGCTGACACTTGACGGTGAAATCGTATGTTTGGTGAATCCCTGTCGTGCAGATTTTGAACACCTTCAAGTGCGGGGGCGTTTGAAAAGGCCAGACAAGATTCAGGAATCGGCAAACGCGCGGCCGTGCTGCTTTCTCGCCTTTGATTTGTTAGAGCGAAGCGGAGAAGATGTAACGCTTCTTTCGTATTTGGACCGCAAAAAATCGCTGCGTGAACTCATATCCGCAGCAAAGCTTCCTGCATCTCCAGATCCTTACGCAAAAGAAACCATTCAATCCATTCCCTGTTATGATCATTTTGATCAACTCTGGGAGATGGTAATAAAATATGACGGAGAAGGAATTGTAGCGAAGAAAACAAACAGCAAATGGCTTGAAAAGAAGCGGTCGTCCGATTGGCTCAAATATAAAAACTTTAAACAAGCTTATGTTTGCATAACAGGGTTCAACCCTAACAACGGGTTTCTGACGGTATCGGTGTTAAAAAACGGAATAATGACACCGATTGCCTCTGTCTCGCACGGAATGCGTGATGAGGAAAAAAGCGCTATACGCGAGATTATGGAACAGCACGGACATCAAACACCCTCAGGCGAATTTACGCTTGAACCTTCGATTTGTGCAGCTGTTCAATACTTAACAATTCTCCAAGGCACATTAAGAGAGGTATCGTTTATCGGTTTCGAATTCCAAATGGACTGGACCGAATGCACGTATGCGCAAGTCATACGACACTCCAAACCGGTTCACCCAAAGCTCCAGTTCACAAGCCTGGATAAAATCATATTTGAAAAGAATAAAAAAACAAAAGAAGATTTTATTCAGTATATGATTGAAGTCAGTGACTACCTGCTCCCATTTCTGAAAAACCGGGCTGTCACCGTCATCCGCTATCCGCATGGATCTAGGAGCGAATCATTTTTCCAAAAAAACAAGCCGGACTATGCGCCGGATTTTGTTCAGTCTTTCTATGATGGAAGCCATGAACATATTGTCTGTGAGGATATGTCTACATTGCTATGGCTTTGCAACCAGCTTGCTTTGGAGTTTCACGTTCCTTTTCAAACCATTAAAAGCAGGCGTCCGGCTGAGATTGTCATTGATTTAGACCCGCCTTCGCGAGATGACTTTCTTATGGCCGTGCAGGCCGCAAATGAACTGAAGCGGCTGTTGGATTCCTTTGGCATCACATCGTACCCGAAGCTGTCCGGCAACAAAGGCATCCAGCTTTATATTCCCTTGTCTCCCGAGGCATTTACGTATGAAGAAACACGCCAATTTACGCAGCTGATCGCAGAGTACTGCACCAATGCATTTCCCGAGCTCTTTACCACTGAACGCTTGATTAAAAACAGACACTGCAAATTGTATCTTGATTATTTGCAGCATGCAGAAGGAAAAACGATTATCTGTCCCTATTCAACGAGAGGAAATGAGCTTGGGACTGTTGCAGCCCCGCTCTACTGGCATGAGGTGCAATCATCTTTAACACCCGCTCTGTTTACAATTGATACGGTCATCGATCGAATTAAGAAGCAGGGCTGCCCATTTTTTGATTTTTACCGCAACCCGCAAGACGAACCGCTTAGCGCTATATTGCATCAGTTGAAGAAAAAGAGCTGA
- the ykoT gene encoding putative glycosyltransferase (Evidence 3: Putative function from multiple computational evidences; Product type e: enzyme) — translation MKQSQPVLTIVVPCFNEEEVFQETSHQLTEVVDDLIEEKLIAEDSKILFVDDGSKDRTWALIAMESIRNKKVTGLKLACNVGHQKALLAGLHKAKNRSDCVISIDADLQDDISVIRDFMLKYHEGCEIVYGVRRSRKTDTFFKRTTALGFYRLMNKLGIKLIYNHADFRLMNKRSLEELERYPEANLFLRGIVPMIGFKSAEVLYDRKERFAGKTKYPLKKMLSFAFNGITSFSVAPIRFFTLLGFVLFFLSAVAGIGAFIQKLLGHTNAGWASLIISIWFLGGLQLMGIGIIGEYIGTIFSEVKRRPKYAIDIDLYNEQLSPLQRQEKERLEKKYS, via the coding sequence TTGAAACAGTCACAGCCAGTATTAACCATCGTCGTCCCGTGTTTCAATGAAGAGGAAGTGTTTCAAGAAACAAGCCATCAGCTGACAGAGGTTGTAGATGATTTAATTGAAGAAAAATTAATTGCTGAAGACAGTAAAATTCTGTTTGTCGATGATGGCAGCAAAGACCGCACTTGGGCTTTGATTGCTATGGAGAGCATAAGAAACAAGAAGGTTACCGGCTTAAAATTAGCCTGCAATGTCGGCCACCAAAAAGCGCTTTTAGCCGGATTGCATAAAGCGAAGAATAGGTCAGACTGCGTCATTTCGATCGATGCTGATCTTCAGGACGACATCTCTGTGATCCGGGATTTTATGCTGAAATATCATGAGGGCTGCGAGATCGTTTACGGTGTACGCCGGAGCAGAAAAACCGATACCTTTTTCAAGCGCACGACCGCGTTAGGGTTTTATCGTCTCATGAATAAACTTGGGATTAAATTAATTTATAATCATGCTGATTTTCGTTTAATGAATAAAAGGTCCCTTGAAGAGCTTGAGCGTTATCCGGAAGCGAATCTGTTTTTAAGAGGTATTGTCCCCATGATCGGCTTTAAATCGGCCGAAGTTTTGTATGACCGCAAGGAACGCTTTGCCGGCAAAACGAAATATCCGCTGAAAAAGATGCTATCCTTCGCTTTTAACGGGATTACTTCATTCAGTGTCGCACCAATTCGATTCTTTACGCTTTTAGGGTTTGTTTTGTTTTTCCTCAGCGCTGTGGCAGGGATTGGCGCGTTTATTCAAAAGCTGCTCGGCCATACGAATGCAGGCTGGGCGTCTCTTATCATATCCATTTGGTTTTTGGGCGGGCTGCAATTGATGGGAATTGGAATCATCGGAGAGTATATTGGAACGATTTTTTCTGAAGTGAAAAGACGGCCGAAATACGCGATTGATATTGATTTGTATAATGAACAGCTGAGCCCGCTTCAGCGCCAGGAAAAAGAGCGGTTAGAAAAAAAGTACAGTTAA
- the ligV gene encoding ATP-dependent DNA ligase subunit Ku; AP/deoxyribose 5'-phosphate (5'-dRP)-lyase (Evidence 1a: Function from experimental evidences in the studied strain; PubMedId: 11095673, 12215643, 16497325, 16780573, 23691176, 25355514; Product type e : enzyme), with protein MNRTPSLHTKEKKGFIDMHTMWKGSISFGLVNIPIKLYAATEDKDIKLRSLHKEDHAPIKYEKVCTNCEKTLSPDEIVKGYEYVKGKYVVLTDEDLKSLKQEHEEKAVEIVDFVQLQEIDPIYFNRSYFVGPGDNGTKAYTLLREALRSTGKIGIANMTIRSKQQLAILRVYENCIVMESIHYPDEVRSAAQVPGVPDQSNVNDKELQTAITLIDELTAKFEPEKYEDTYRQALLQRVNDKLENKETAVTPDKAPPREDVIDLVSALQASIDRTRRPNRETPAAAPAQAAEPKGAGDKKQKTTRKKASGTS; from the coding sequence ATGAATCGTACTCCTTCTCTTCACACTAAAGAAAAAAAGGGGTTTATCGATATGCATACAATGTGGAAGGGATCGATCAGCTTCGGATTAGTAAACATCCCCATCAAGCTATATGCGGCCACAGAAGATAAAGATATTAAACTGCGCAGCCTCCATAAAGAGGATCACGCACCAATCAAATACGAGAAAGTTTGCACAAATTGCGAAAAAACTCTTAGTCCTGATGAAATTGTGAAGGGATATGAATATGTAAAAGGAAAATATGTAGTGCTGACAGACGAAGATTTAAAAAGCTTAAAACAGGAGCATGAGGAGAAAGCAGTTGAGATTGTTGACTTTGTTCAGCTTCAGGAAATTGATCCGATTTATTTTAACCGCTCCTACTTTGTCGGCCCCGGGGATAATGGGACGAAGGCCTATACCCTGCTGCGTGAGGCGCTGCGCTCAACCGGAAAGATCGGTATCGCCAATATGACAATCAGGTCAAAGCAGCAGCTGGCGATTCTCCGCGTTTATGAAAATTGTATCGTCATGGAGTCTATCCATTATCCCGATGAGGTCAGAAGCGCCGCTCAAGTCCCAGGTGTACCTGATCAATCGAATGTAAACGATAAGGAACTGCAAACTGCTATCACATTAATAGATGAACTGACTGCTAAGTTTGAGCCTGAGAAATATGAAGACACGTACCGACAGGCGCTGCTGCAAAGAGTCAACGACAAGCTAGAAAATAAAGAAACGGCTGTCACTCCTGATAAAGCGCCACCTCGTGAAGATGTCATTGACCTGGTAAGCGCTCTGCAAGCCAGCATCGACAGAACCAGAAGGCCGAACCGGGAGACACCGGCTGCCGCACCTGCACAAGCCGCTGAACCGAAAGGAGCCGGAGATAAAAAACAAAAAACAACTAGAAAAAAAGCCTCCGGCACATCATAG
- the dgcW gene encoding diguanylate cyclase (Evidence 1a: Function from experimental evidences in the studied strain; PubMedId: 11728710, 17010156, 23893111, 28536559; Product type e: enzyme) gives MEIHVTYNTTLICLSILIACTASYISLELSRKVTINTGLKSKIWLIGGSLIMGFGIWSMHFVGMMAVHMEMPMEYEFMPLMAAIGASVSGSFVSLYFVSRHILTYYRLLTGSVVLGASIASMHYIGMSAISRVMIIYEPILFTVSIIIAIAASFVSLKIFFDLAVKKHSEHLIFYKGVSSIVMGIGISGMHYTGMLAATFHKDMAPPGSHMEVQTFHWSIFVTLIIFCIQTLLLFSSHADRKFIKQSERIKDNEQRFQSLIVHNIDAIFILSLEGDIISSNHAGEEMISKFGFSMHDWRNYTSLKVKRLFEQVKKDKQAMNSDSDLITEKGQFHLNITLIPVEVNQELDSIYVICKDMTKQYKAEKEIHRMAHYDSLTDLPNRRHAISHLTKVLNREHSLHYNTVVFFLDLNRFKVINDALGHNVGDQLLQFAAKRLSSVVPDNGFIARLGGDEFIIILTDANTGTGEADVLARKIIQKFKKPFKIQDHTLVTSVSIGIAISPKDGTDGLELMKKADMAMYAAKERNKSKYRYYSFSIGNKETVKLNQEMVLREAIENDRFVLHYQPQFSVKKQKMTGAEALIRLVTPDGQLRPPGEFIGVAEETGLIIDIGKWIIDEACKQARIWHDKGYDLSVAINISARQFQSKDLIPLIKDTLNKYQLPPQLLEVEVTESMTMDNLNHSKKVLSSLTELGIRISIDDFGTGHSSLSYLKDFPIHRLKIDKSFIDDIQTHPKSEQITGAIIAMGHQLSLQVIAEGVENAAQKQLLFEKGCDHLQGFFFSRPIPPEQFEQFIIEQPSQ, from the coding sequence TTGGAAATACACGTTACATATAATACGACTCTCATATGTTTATCTATTCTAATTGCCTGTACCGCCTCGTATATTTCCCTTGAACTTTCAAGGAAAGTCACCATCAATACAGGCTTAAAAAGTAAAATTTGGCTGATCGGCGGCTCACTTATTATGGGATTCGGTATTTGGTCAATGCATTTTGTAGGGATGATGGCCGTCCATATGGAAATGCCGATGGAATATGAATTCATGCCTTTAATGGCAGCCATTGGCGCATCTGTTTCGGGATCATTTGTGTCATTATATTTTGTCAGCCGGCACATTCTTACATATTACAGACTGCTTACCGGATCAGTTGTGCTTGGCGCATCTATTGCTTCTATGCACTATATCGGAATGTCTGCCATTTCCCGGGTAATGATTATTTACGAACCTATTTTATTTACAGTTTCAATTATCATTGCGATTGCAGCCTCTTTCGTCTCGTTAAAAATATTCTTTGACTTGGCCGTAAAAAAACATTCTGAGCATCTTATATTCTATAAAGGCGTCAGTTCAATTGTAATGGGCATTGGGATTTCGGGCATGCACTACACAGGGATGCTTGCGGCAACTTTCCATAAGGACATGGCTCCGCCCGGAAGCCATATGGAGGTGCAAACGTTTCATTGGTCAATTTTTGTTACTTTAATTATTTTTTGTATCCAAACGTTATTGTTATTCAGTTCCCATGCAGATCGAAAGTTTATTAAACAGAGCGAACGCATAAAGGATAACGAACAGCGATTTCAGTCTTTAATCGTCCACAATATTGATGCAATTTTTATTTTATCATTAGAAGGAGACATAATATCTTCCAATCACGCTGGTGAGGAAATGATCAGCAAATTTGGCTTCAGCATGCATGACTGGAGGAATTACACATCACTGAAGGTTAAGCGCCTTTTTGAGCAAGTTAAAAAAGATAAACAAGCGATGAACAGCGATAGCGATCTTATCACTGAAAAAGGCCAGTTTCACTTAAATATTACGCTTATACCTGTTGAGGTCAATCAGGAACTAGACAGCATTTATGTCATTTGTAAAGACATGACGAAGCAGTACAAAGCAGAAAAAGAAATCCATAGAATGGCTCATTATGATTCGCTTACAGACTTACCTAACAGAAGGCATGCCATCTCTCATCTAACAAAGGTGCTGAATCGCGAGCATTCCTTGCATTATAACACTGTTGTATTCTTTCTTGACTTAAACCGGTTTAAAGTGATTAACGATGCATTAGGGCATAATGTCGGTGATCAATTGCTTCAGTTTGCAGCTAAACGCCTGTCATCTGTAGTCCCTGATAACGGATTTATCGCCCGTCTTGGCGGTGATGAATTTATTATTATATTAACAGACGCCAATACAGGAACAGGCGAAGCAGATGTTTTAGCAAGAAAAATTATCCAAAAATTCAAAAAACCTTTCAAAATTCAAGATCACACCCTTGTCACATCTGTCAGTATCGGGATTGCGATATCTCCAAAAGACGGGACGGATGGCCTTGAATTGATGAAAAAGGCTGATATGGCGATGTATGCGGCTAAAGAACGAAACAAAAGCAAATACAGATACTATTCTTTTTCAATCGGCAACAAAGAAACCGTTAAGCTTAACCAAGAGATGGTACTCAGAGAAGCAATCGAAAACGATAGATTTGTCTTGCATTATCAGCCGCAATTCAGTGTGAAAAAACAAAAAATGACAGGAGCAGAAGCACTGATACGCCTTGTGACACCAGACGGGCAACTGCGTCCGCCCGGAGAATTCATCGGTGTTGCAGAAGAAACGGGACTTATTATTGATATCGGAAAGTGGATTATAGATGAAGCATGCAAGCAGGCAAGGATTTGGCATGACAAAGGCTATGATCTTTCTGTCGCCATTAATATTTCCGCCAGACAGTTTCAATCTAAAGATCTGATTCCCCTCATCAAGGATACGCTTAATAAGTACCAGCTTCCTCCGCAGCTTCTTGAAGTGGAGGTGACGGAAAGCATGACAATGGACAATCTCAATCACTCCAAAAAGGTTTTGTCATCCCTAACAGAATTAGGAATCAGAATCAGTATTGACGATTTCGGTACTGGTCACAGCTCTCTTAGCTATTTGAAGGACTTCCCGATTCACAGGCTGAAGATTGACAAATCATTTATTGACGATATTCAGACCCATCCTAAATCAGAGCAAATTACCGGAGCTATTATTGCCATGGGGCATCAGCTGTCTTTGCAGGTGATTGCCGAAGGTGTGGAAAATGCAGCTCAAAAGCAGCTTCTTTTTGAAAAAGGCTGCGACCATTTGCAGGGCTTCTTTTTCAGCAGGCCAATACCTCCGGAACAATTCGAACAATTCATTATTGAACAGCCGTCGCAATAA
- the ykoQ gene encoding putative metallophosphoesterase (Evidence 3: Putative function from multiple computational evidences; Product type e: enzyme), protein MFTILLSLAILVFVPFLYKANRNTKDVKVNTISIDQKDGLPARKKLNILHLSDLHLENISVSPEELYHLTKDQPVDIIALTGDFLDRKRNIPKLAGYLNALQKLKPAYGMYAVFGNHDYVLKEEDFQRLKRVLEENGCITLQNEHVRIETAAGPVNIIGIDDYSTNRSNITGSYQSLENGYHLVLTHDPNIILDMKDVHYDYLLSGHFHGGQIHWPKPYHLVKMGKLVRMNMIKGLHYHHDKPFYISEGLGQTGVNIRVGSRPEVTFHQI, encoded by the coding sequence TTGTTTACAATCTTACTTTCATTGGCCATACTCGTATTTGTGCCATTTCTATATAAAGCGAACCGCAATACAAAAGATGTGAAAGTCAACACCATTTCAATCGACCAAAAAGACGGCCTTCCAGCCAGAAAAAAATTAAATATCCTTCATTTATCTGATCTTCACTTGGAAAACATTTCAGTCTCACCTGAGGAGCTGTATCATTTAACAAAAGATCAGCCTGTGGACATCATTGCTCTTACCGGGGATTTTCTTGATCGGAAACGTAATATTCCGAAACTGGCAGGTTACTTGAACGCCTTGCAAAAGCTAAAGCCTGCATATGGAATGTACGCGGTGTTCGGTAACCACGATTATGTATTGAAAGAAGAGGACTTTCAGAGATTGAAGCGAGTTTTAGAGGAAAACGGCTGTATCACGCTGCAAAATGAACATGTTCGAATCGAGACGGCTGCAGGACCAGTCAATATTATCGGCATTGATGATTACAGTACGAATCGGAGTAATATCACCGGCTCTTATCAAAGTCTGGAAAATGGCTATCATCTTGTCTTAACACATGACCCAAATATTATTCTGGATATGAAAGATGTTCATTATGATTACCTGCTGTCAGGGCATTTTCACGGCGGGCAAATTCACTGGCCAAAACCGTATCATTTGGTGAAAATGGGAAAGCTCGTGCGAATGAACATGATTAAAGGCCTTCATTATCATCACGATAAACCATTTTATATCAGCGAGGGCTTGGGACAAACCGGCGTAAATATCCGTGTCGGAAGCCGCCCTGAAGTGACATTTCATCAGATTTAA